From Nocardioides sp. HDW12B, the proteins below share one genomic window:
- a CDS encoding biotin carboxylase N-terminal domain-containing protein, with amino-acid sequence MATINRVLVANRGEIARRVFATCRRLGIQTVAVHSDADAGLPFVGEADVAVRLPGDAPADTYLRADLVLEAARRTGADAVHPGYGFLSENADFARAVLEAGLTWIGPAPESIEAMGSKVAAKELMEKAGVPVLRNLDPAEVTGADLPVLVKASAGGGGRGMRVVRRLEHLTDAVSGAETEAASAFGDGTVFVETYVEKGRHVEVQVLGDAAGTVHVLGDRDCSVQRRHQKVVEEAPAPGLPDAVRTAMHDAARAAAEAISYRGAGTVEFLYDPVREGFFFLEMNTRLQVEHPVTECVTGLDLVELQIQAAEGAGSGLAGRSPGLDTLAALAARPTGGDAARPTGGDAARPTGGDAARPTGGDAARPPGGVSTGSTAVTPQGHAVEVRLYAEDPAADYQPQSGRLTRFEVPDVDVELQPLTSYGVRLDSGFRAGDEVGTHYDAMLAKVIVWAPDRPTALRQLAGVLRRARLHGLVTNRDLLVEILSERSFVDEQLSTDFLAGAALTALEPTHGPVGSASEQALALFAAAVACTERAVAGRRVQAGVPTGWRNVTSAPQITRFDHRGTEVEVGWHGDRDGYRFADVHGEVGEARATSVEHTVTGWRVIVDQDGLTRTYDVALSDHGATTRVDVDHAAGHVALTRLPRFVDPADQVAEGSLLAPMPGTVIAVRVEAGATVTAGQPVLVMEAMKMQHTINAPTDGVVSELAVAVGEQVTAGAVLAVVSTPYTDHETENPEETA; translated from the coding sequence ATGGCGACAATCAATCGTGTGCTGGTGGCGAACCGGGGCGAGATCGCCCGCCGGGTGTTCGCGACGTGCCGACGGCTGGGGATCCAGACGGTGGCGGTCCACTCCGACGCCGATGCCGGTCTGCCCTTCGTGGGCGAGGCGGACGTCGCCGTACGCCTGCCGGGTGACGCCCCCGCCGACACCTACCTGCGCGCCGACCTGGTCCTGGAGGCGGCCCGGCGCACGGGCGCGGACGCGGTGCACCCCGGCTACGGCTTCCTCAGCGAGAACGCCGACTTCGCCCGCGCCGTCCTCGAGGCCGGGCTGACCTGGATCGGGCCGGCGCCGGAGTCGATCGAGGCGATGGGCTCCAAGGTCGCGGCCAAGGAGCTCATGGAGAAGGCCGGCGTGCCGGTGCTGCGCAACCTCGACCCGGCCGAGGTGACCGGGGCCGACCTGCCGGTGCTGGTGAAGGCGAGCGCGGGTGGTGGCGGTCGCGGCATGCGCGTCGTCCGCCGGCTCGAGCACCTGACCGACGCCGTGTCCGGCGCGGAGACCGAGGCCGCCTCGGCGTTCGGCGACGGCACCGTCTTCGTCGAGACCTACGTCGAGAAGGGCCGCCACGTCGAGGTCCAGGTCCTCGGCGACGCCGCGGGCACGGTCCACGTCCTCGGCGACCGCGACTGCTCGGTGCAGCGACGCCACCAGAAGGTCGTCGAGGAGGCGCCCGCCCCGGGCCTGCCCGACGCCGTGCGCACCGCGATGCACGACGCCGCCCGCGCCGCCGCCGAGGCGATCTCCTACCGCGGCGCCGGGACGGTGGAGTTCCTCTACGACCCCGTCCGGGAGGGCTTCTTCTTCCTGGAGATGAACACCCGGCTCCAGGTCGAGCACCCGGTCACCGAGTGCGTCACCGGTCTCGACCTGGTGGAGCTGCAGATCCAGGCGGCGGAGGGGGCGGGGTCAGGACTGGCGGGCAGGTCACCGGGTCTCGACACGCTCGCTGCGCTCGCTGCTCGACCAACGGGTGGCGACGCTGCTCGACCAACGGGTGGCGACGCTGCTCGACCAACGGGTGGCGACGCTGCTCGACCAACGGGTGGCGACGCTGCTCGACCACCGGGTGGGGTCTCGACAGGCTCGACCGCCGTGACTCCCCAGGGGCACGCGGTCGAGGTGCGGCTGTACGCCGAGGACCCGGCCGCCGACTACCAGCCGCAGTCCGGTCGGCTGACCCGCTTCGAGGTCCCCGACGTCGACGTCGAGCTCCAGCCGCTGACGTCGTACGGCGTCCGCCTCGACTCCGGCTTCCGCGCCGGCGACGAGGTCGGCACCCACTACGACGCGATGCTGGCCAAGGTGATCGTCTGGGCCCCGGACCGGCCGACCGCGCTGCGGCAGCTGGCCGGGGTGCTGCGCCGGGCCCGCCTCCACGGACTGGTCACCAACCGCGACCTGCTCGTCGAGATCCTCAGCGAGCGCTCCTTCGTGGACGAGCAGCTGAGCACCGACTTCCTCGCCGGCGCAGCCCTGACGGCGCTCGAGCCGACGCACGGACCCGTGGGCTCCGCGAGCGAGCAGGCGCTGGCCCTCTTCGCTGCCGCAGTCGCCTGCACCGAGCGGGCCGTGGCTGGGCGCCGCGTCCAGGCCGGCGTCCCCACCGGCTGGCGCAACGTCACCTCCGCGCCGCAGATCACCCGCTTCGACCACCGCGGCACCGAGGTCGAGGTCGGCTGGCACGGCGACCGGGACGGCTACCGCTTCGCCGACGTGCACGGCGAGGTCGGCGAGGCCCGCGCCACGTCGGTGGAGCACACCGTGACGGGGTGGCGCGTGATCGTCGACCAGGACGGCCTGACCCGCACCTACGACGTCGCCCTGTCCGACCACGGCGCCACGACCCGGGTCGACGTGGACCACGCAGCCGGCCACGTCGCGCTGACCCGGCTGCCCCGCTTCGTCGACCCGGCCGACCAGGTCGCCGAGGGGTCGCTGCTCGCGCCCATGCCCGGCACCGTCATCGCCGTGCGCGTCGAGGCCGGCGCGACCGTGACCGCGGGCCAGCCGGTCCTCGTCATGGAGGCGATGAAGATGCAGCACACCATCAACGCGCCCACCGACGGCGTGGTGAGCGAGCTCGCCGTCGCGGTGGGCGAGCAGGTGACCGCCGGCGCCGTGCTGGCCGTCGTGAGCACCCCGTACACCGACCACGAGACCGAGAACCCCGAGGAGACCGCATGA
- a CDS encoding acyl-CoA dehydrogenase, translated as MSVETQTMFSEPEERQALREAVRKLAASYGREYIERQAANGEKTTDLWNDMGKHGYLGVSLPEEYGGGGGGIGDLAAVLEEAATAGAPLLLMVVSPAICGTIIARYGTEAQKQRWVPGIADGSITMAFAITEPDAGSNSHKITTTATKDGDDYVLNGSKTYISGVDEAQYVLVVSRMADAKTGNLKPALIVVPTDATGFEARAIPMTFTAPEHQFTLHLDDVRVPADSLVGDPDHADAGLLQLFAGLNPERIMGAAMSLGTARYALDRAVEYAKTRSVWKDQPIGTHQGIAHPLAKTKIELEQARLLMQKAAALYDAGDDVGAGEYANMAKYAAGEVACNATDVAVHTHGGNGLAQEYGLGQMLLSARLGRIAPVSREMILNYVAMHSLGLPKSY; from the coding sequence ATGAGTGTCGAGACCCAGACCATGTTCAGCGAGCCCGAGGAGCGCCAGGCGCTGCGTGAGGCGGTGCGCAAGCTGGCGGCGTCGTACGGCCGGGAGTACATCGAGCGCCAGGCCGCGAACGGTGAGAAGACCACCGACCTGTGGAACGACATGGGCAAGCACGGTTACCTCGGCGTCTCGCTGCCCGAGGAGTACGGCGGCGGGGGCGGCGGCATCGGCGACCTCGCGGCGGTCCTCGAGGAGGCCGCCACCGCCGGCGCCCCGCTGCTGCTCATGGTCGTCTCGCCGGCGATCTGCGGCACGATCATCGCGCGCTACGGCACGGAGGCGCAGAAGCAGCGCTGGGTGCCCGGCATCGCCGACGGCTCGATCACCATGGCCTTCGCGATCACCGAGCCCGACGCCGGCTCCAACTCGCACAAGATCACCACGACCGCGACCAAGGACGGCGACGACTACGTCCTCAACGGCTCCAAGACCTACATCTCCGGTGTCGACGAGGCGCAGTACGTCCTCGTCGTGAGTCGGATGGCCGACGCGAAGACCGGCAACCTCAAGCCGGCGCTCATCGTCGTGCCGACCGACGCGACGGGCTTCGAGGCCCGCGCGATCCCGATGACGTTCACCGCGCCGGAGCACCAGTTCACGCTGCACCTCGACGACGTCCGGGTGCCGGCGGACTCCCTCGTCGGCGACCCCGACCACGCCGACGCCGGCCTGCTGCAGCTCTTCGCCGGCCTCAACCCCGAGCGCATCATGGGCGCGGCGATGTCGCTCGGCACCGCGCGCTACGCGCTCGACCGGGCGGTGGAGTACGCCAAGACCCGCTCGGTGTGGAAGGACCAGCCCATCGGCACCCACCAGGGCATCGCCCACCCGCTGGCGAAGACCAAGATCGAGCTGGAGCAGGCGCGGCTGCTCATGCAGAAGGCGGCGGCGCTCTACGACGCCGGTGACGACGTGGGTGCGGGGGAGTACGCCAACATGGCGAAGTACGCCGCCGGCGAGGTGGCCTGCAACGCCACCGACGTCGCGGTGCACACCCACGGCGGCAACGGGCTCGCGCAGGAGTACGGCCTCGGCCAGATGCTGCTGTCGGCCCGGCTCGGCCGCATCGCCCCCGTGTCGCGGGAGATGATCCTCAACTACGTGGCCATGCACAGCCTCGGCCTGCCCAAGTCCTACTGA
- a CDS encoding TetR/AcrR family transcriptional regulator, whose product MPTTVRVPQEQRTRAMRQRLLEACVECLVEHGWSGTSTTLVSQRAGVSRGAQLHHFPTKNDLVLAAVEHLTAVRREEVLARTAELPTGGGRTRAVLGVLADLFTGPLFVAAAELWMAARTDVALREAVADLETRVGRATHRSTVDALAVDESLPGNRELVQATLDLMRGLGLATLVADDLARRERILDHWADTIEATIRRPDPTTRREGTS is encoded by the coding sequence ATGCCGACGACCGTGCGCGTGCCGCAGGAGCAGCGCACGCGCGCCATGCGGCAGCGCCTCCTCGAGGCCTGCGTCGAGTGCCTGGTCGAGCACGGCTGGAGCGGGACGTCGACCACGCTCGTCTCCCAGCGGGCCGGCGTCAGCCGGGGGGCCCAGCTCCACCACTTCCCGACCAAGAACGACCTGGTGCTGGCGGCGGTCGAGCACCTGACCGCCGTACGGCGTGAGGAGGTGCTGGCGCGGACCGCCGAGCTGCCGACCGGCGGGGGGCGCACCCGCGCCGTCCTCGGGGTCCTGGCCGACCTGTTCACCGGGCCGCTCTTCGTCGCCGCCGCCGAGCTGTGGATGGCCGCCCGCACCGACGTCGCGCTGCGGGAGGCGGTCGCCGACCTCGAGACCCGCGTCGGTCGCGCCACCCACCGCTCGACCGTCGACGCGCTCGCCGTCGACGAGTCGCTGCCCGGCAACCGTGAGCTCGTCCAGGCCACGCTCGACCTCATGCGTGGCCTCGGGCTGGCCACCCTGGTCGCGGACGACCTGGCGCGCCGCGAGCGCATCCTCGACCACTGGGCCGACACCATCGAGGCGACCATCCGCCGCCCCGACCCGACCACTCGACGTGAGGGCACCTCGTGA
- a CDS encoding acyclic terpene utilization AtuA family protein, whose product MSAPAARPLRVGNCSGFYGDRLSAMREMLEGGELDVLTGDYLAELTMLILGRDQMKDPALGYARTFVRQAEDCLGLALERGVRLVANAGGLNPAGLAARLTEVAAAQGLSPRIAWVDGDNLIDRAAELGLDADGSPLTANAYLGAFGIAAALDRGADVVVTGRVTDASVVVGPAVSHFGWTPTSYDELAGAVVAGHVIECGAQATGGNFSGFHALLDTGRAETPLGFPVAEIAADGSSVITKHDGTGGLVTVDTVTAQLVYEIQSTAYLGPDVTTHLDSIELAPAGPDRVAVSGVRGSAPPATLKVCLNHLGGFRNQMELVLTGLDIEAKSAWVRRQVEAAWAAAGTTVASLDWALARTDHPDADTQEAASARLRVSVRDPDASNAGKAFTAPLVELALASYPGFTLTTPPAPATPYGIYKPGYVPATAVTHTVHHHDGSTEVIDPVASVASGGSRSVPAAVAGTPGAPNHPFRSSVAPGGPVPSTVAPGVPETPSVPGGSAPTSSEARDAGRDVRDGAAEPASGTVDGPGPLAATEERRGWLGPEADSAAAARTPLPTVKVPLGRLVHARSGDKGGDANLGLWVSQDHPLAGPRTEWLLGTVTPEWVRGLLPEAEGLEVEVFALPNLGGVNVVVRGLLGEGVAASSRFDPQAKGLGEWARSRHVDVPEELL is encoded by the coding sequence GTGAGCGCGCCTGCCGCCCGCCCGCTGCGGGTCGGCAACTGCTCGGGCTTCTACGGCGACCGGCTCTCGGCCATGCGCGAGATGCTCGAGGGCGGCGAGCTCGACGTGCTCACCGGCGACTACCTCGCCGAGCTCACGATGCTCATCCTCGGCCGCGACCAGATGAAGGACCCCGCCCTCGGCTACGCCCGGACCTTCGTGCGCCAGGCCGAGGACTGCCTCGGGCTCGCCCTCGAGCGCGGCGTCCGCCTCGTCGCCAACGCCGGCGGGCTCAACCCCGCCGGCCTCGCCGCCCGCCTCACCGAGGTCGCCGCCGCCCAGGGCCTCAGCCCGCGCATCGCGTGGGTCGACGGCGACAACCTCATCGACCGGGCCGCCGAGCTCGGCCTCGACGCCGACGGCTCCCCGCTCACCGCCAACGCCTACCTGGGCGCCTTCGGCATCGCCGCCGCCCTCGACCGTGGCGCCGACGTCGTCGTCACCGGCCGTGTCACCGACGCCTCGGTCGTCGTCGGCCCGGCCGTCTCCCACTTCGGCTGGACCCCCACGTCGTACGACGAGCTCGCCGGGGCCGTCGTCGCCGGCCACGTCATCGAGTGCGGTGCCCAGGCCACCGGCGGCAACTTCAGCGGCTTCCACGCCCTCCTCGACACCGGCCGCGCGGAGACCCCCCTCGGCTTCCCGGTCGCCGAGATCGCCGCCGACGGCTCCTCGGTGATCACCAAGCACGACGGCACCGGCGGTCTCGTCACCGTCGACACGGTCACCGCCCAGCTGGTCTACGAGATCCAGTCCACCGCCTACCTCGGCCCCGACGTCACCACCCACCTCGACTCGATCGAGCTCGCCCCCGCCGGCCCCGACCGGGTCGCCGTCAGCGGCGTCCGGGGCTCCGCCCCGCCCGCCACCCTCAAGGTCTGCCTCAACCACCTCGGCGGCTTCCGCAACCAGATGGAGCTGGTCCTCACCGGCCTCGACATCGAGGCCAAGTCCGCCTGGGTGCGCCGCCAGGTCGAGGCCGCCTGGGCCGCCGCCGGCACCACCGTCGCCTCGCTCGACTGGGCCCTCGCCCGCACCGACCACCCGGACGCCGACACCCAGGAGGCCGCCAGCGCCCGCCTCCGCGTCTCCGTCCGCGACCCCGACGCGTCCAACGCCGGCAAGGCCTTCACCGCCCCCCTCGTCGAGCTCGCCCTGGCCTCCTATCCCGGCTTCACCCTCACGACACCCCCGGCGCCGGCCACCCCCTACGGCATCTACAAGCCCGGCTACGTCCCCGCCACGGCCGTCACCCACACCGTCCACCACCACGACGGCTCCACCGAGGTCATCGACCCGGTCGCGTCGGTCGCGTCGGGAGGGTCCCGGTCCGTCCCCGCCGCGGTCGCCGGGACCCCCGGTGCGCCCAACCACCCCTTCCGCTCCTCCGTCGCTCCAGGGGGGCCAGTCCCATCCACGGTCGCCCCGGGGGTCCCGGAGACCCCGTCGGTGCCGGGCGGCTCAGCGCCCACCTCGAGCGAGGCGCGCGACGCGGGCAGGGACGTGCGCGACGGGGCGGCGGAGCCCGCCTCCGGGACCGTGGATGGGCCTGGCCCCCTCGCAGCGACGGAGGAGCGGAGAGGGTGGTTGGGCCCGGAGGCGGACTCCGCCGCCGCGGCGCGCACCCCCCTCCCGACCGTGAAAGTCCCCCTCGGTCGACTCGTTCACGCGCGGAGCGGGGACAAGGGTGGGGACGCGAACCTGGGGCTGTGGGTCAGCCAGGACCACCCGTTGGCGGGACCGAGGACCGAGTGGTTGCTGGGGACGGTGACGCCGGAGTGGGTCCGGGGGCTGCTGCCGGAGGCCGAGGGGCTGGAGGTCGAGGTGTTCGCACTGCCCAACCTGGGCGGGGTGAATGTCGTGGTCCGGGGACTGCTGGGCGAGGGCGTGGCGGCGAGCAGCCGGTTCGACCCGCAGGCGAAGGGACTGGGCGAGTGGGCCCGGTCGAGGCACGTCGACGTACCGGAGGAGCTGCTGTGA
- a CDS encoding enoyl-CoA hydratase family protein, producing MSSPVEYDVQAGVATITLDHQATRNALSKALVAGVFDGVDRAEADDDVRVVVVRAAGSVFCSGADLSEATGEGMEEGARTIVELQRRIVASPKPFVARVHGAVRAGGIGIVAACDIAVAADSATFALTEVRLGLAASVISLTVLPRMTPRSASRTLLTGEKFDGAAAADMGLVTVAVPEAELDAELDRVVGDLLKGHPQGLAEGKKLLNADLLAGLEARGEERAALSARLFGSDAAREAMLAFLSKGR from the coding sequence ATGAGCAGTCCCGTGGAGTACGACGTGCAGGCCGGCGTCGCGACGATCACCCTCGACCACCAGGCCACGCGCAACGCCCTGAGCAAGGCCCTCGTGGCCGGGGTGTTCGACGGCGTCGACCGGGCCGAGGCCGACGACGACGTGCGCGTCGTGGTGGTGCGCGCCGCCGGGAGCGTGTTCTGCTCCGGCGCCGACCTGTCCGAGGCGACGGGTGAGGGCATGGAGGAGGGCGCCCGCACGATCGTCGAGCTGCAGCGCCGGATCGTGGCCTCGCCGAAGCCGTTCGTGGCGCGGGTGCACGGGGCGGTGCGTGCCGGTGGCATCGGCATCGTGGCCGCCTGCGACATCGCGGTGGCGGCCGACTCGGCGACGTTCGCGCTCACCGAGGTGCGCCTCGGGCTGGCGGCCTCGGTCATCTCGCTGACCGTGCTGCCCCGGATGACGCCCCGCTCGGCGTCGCGCACGCTGCTGACGGGGGAGAAGTTCGACGGAGCGGCTGCCGCCGACATGGGCCTGGTGACGGTCGCCGTGCCGGAGGCCGAGCTGGACGCCGAGCTCGACCGGGTGGTGGGCGACCTGCTGAAGGGGCACCCGCAGGGTCTGGCGGAGGGCAAGAAGCTGCTCAACGCCGACCTGCTGGCGGGGCTGGAGGCCCGCGGCGAGGAGCGTGCCGCGCTGTCGGCACGGTTGTTCGGCTCCGACGCCGCTCGCGAGGCGATGCTCGCTTTCTTGTCGAAGGGACGTTGA
- a CDS encoding carboxyl transferase domain-containing protein: MTEVLETDPAAEAAEPTRREAMLDKLAALDAEHAKAVDGGGERYNERHRKRGKLLARERIELLVDEGSAFLELMPLAGWGSDFTVGASMVCGIGVVEGVECMIVANDPTVKGGASNPWTLKKAFRAAQIAHENRLPTVNLVESGGADLPTQKEIFIPGGKLFRDITRASADKRPTVALVFGNSTAGGAYVPGMSDYVVMVKEGAKVFLGGPPLVKMATGEESDDESLGGAEMHAKVSGLADYLAVDERDAIRIGRRIIARLNHRKVSTGSTTGDGSSAGFREPDADPEELLDLIPTDLKEPFDPREVIARLCDGVGPGNGQVFDEFKPLYGPSLVTGWARLHGRQIGILANAQGILFSEEAQKATQFIQLANQVDVPLLFLHNTTGYMVGKDYEQGGIIKHGAQMINAVSNSTVPHLSIVMGASYGAGNYGMNGRAFDPRFLFTWPSAKSAVMGPAQLAGVLSIVARAAAEAKGKAYDEEGDAGLRAFIEQSVEEQSLPFFLSGMVYDDGVIDPRDTRTILAICLSVIENRPIEGTDRFGVFRM; the protein is encoded by the coding sequence ATGACCGAGGTGCTGGAGACCGACCCGGCCGCGGAGGCCGCGGAGCCGACGCGCCGCGAGGCGATGCTCGACAAGCTCGCCGCGCTGGACGCCGAGCACGCCAAGGCCGTCGACGGCGGCGGGGAGCGCTACAACGAGCGGCACCGCAAGCGCGGCAAGCTGCTGGCGCGCGAGCGCATCGAGCTGCTCGTCGACGAGGGCTCGGCGTTCCTGGAGCTGATGCCGCTGGCCGGCTGGGGCTCGGACTTCACCGTCGGCGCCAGCATGGTCTGCGGCATCGGGGTCGTCGAGGGCGTCGAGTGCATGATCGTGGCCAACGACCCGACCGTGAAGGGCGGCGCGAGCAACCCGTGGACGCTGAAGAAGGCGTTCCGGGCGGCGCAGATCGCCCACGAGAACCGGCTGCCCACGGTCAACCTCGTCGAGTCGGGCGGGGCGGACCTGCCGACGCAGAAGGAGATCTTCATCCCGGGCGGCAAGCTGTTCCGCGACATCACGCGGGCCTCGGCCGACAAGCGGCCCACCGTGGCGCTGGTGTTCGGCAACTCCACCGCGGGCGGCGCCTACGTGCCGGGCATGAGCGACTACGTCGTGATGGTCAAGGAGGGCGCCAAGGTCTTCCTCGGCGGTCCTCCGCTGGTCAAGATGGCCACCGGTGAGGAGTCCGACGACGAGTCGCTGGGCGGTGCGGAGATGCACGCCAAGGTCTCGGGGCTCGCCGACTACCTCGCCGTGGACGAGCGCGACGCGATCCGGATCGGGCGGCGCATCATCGCGCGGCTCAACCACCGGAAGGTCTCGACGGGCTCAACCACCGGGGACGGCTCGAGCGCCGGTTTCCGCGAGCCGGACGCCGACCCCGAGGAGCTGCTCGACCTCATCCCGACCGACCTCAAGGAGCCGTTCGACCCCCGTGAGGTGATCGCGCGGCTCTGCGACGGCGTCGGTCCGGGCAACGGGCAGGTCTTCGACGAGTTCAAGCCGCTCTACGGCCCGTCGCTGGTCACCGGGTGGGCGCGCCTGCACGGACGCCAGATCGGCATCCTCGCCAACGCCCAGGGCATCCTGTTCTCCGAGGAGGCCCAGAAGGCGACGCAGTTCATCCAGCTGGCCAACCAGGTCGACGTGCCGCTGCTCTTCCTGCACAACACCACCGGCTACATGGTCGGCAAGGACTACGAGCAGGGCGGGATCATCAAGCACGGCGCGCAGATGATCAACGCGGTCAGCAACTCGACCGTGCCCCACCTGTCGATCGTCATGGGCGCGTCCTACGGCGCCGGCAACTACGGCATGAACGGCCGCGCCTTCGACCCCCGTTTCCTCTTCACCTGGCCGAGCGCCAAGTCGGCGGTCATGGGCCCGGCGCAGCTCGCCGGCGTGCTCTCGATCGTCGCCCGGGCGGCGGCGGAGGCCAAGGGCAAGGCGTACGACGAGGAGGGTGACGCCGGGCTGCGGGCCTTCATCGAGCAGTCGGTGGAGGAGCAGAGCCTGCCCTTCTTCCTCTCCGGGATGGTGTACGACGACGGGGTCATCGACCCGCGCGACACCCGCACCATCCTGGCGATCTGCCTGTCCGTCATCGAGAACCGACCGATCGAGGGCACCGACCGCTTCGGTGTCTTCAGGATGTGA
- a CDS encoding acyl-CoA dehydrogenase family protein — MSVGYWSEEQEALRASARTFVEREVMPHLQGWEDAGELPRELHVAAAKQGFLGVGFPEEVGGSGGGLLDSVCLTEAMMESGASGGLMASLMTHGIALPHIVASGNADLVDRFVRPTLAGELIGSLAITEPGGGSDVAGLRTRAERDGDAFVVNGSKTYITSGVRADFVTTAVRTGGPGHRGISLLVVERGTPGFEVSRQLDKMGWRSSDTAELSYVDARVPVGNLVGNADSGFVQIALAFVTERIALAVQGYATAARCLELATSYAREREAFGQRLVDNQVVRHKLVEMHRQVDAARVYTREVARRYDAGEQPLVEALHAKRLGVAAATYCTDEAVQVFGGAGYMHGTEVERHYRDVRILGIGGGANEVLDDLAAKLLGLAS, encoded by the coding sequence GTGAGCGTGGGCTACTGGTCGGAGGAGCAGGAGGCGTTGCGGGCCAGCGCCCGGACGTTCGTGGAGCGCGAGGTGATGCCGCACCTGCAGGGCTGGGAGGACGCCGGCGAGCTGCCGAGAGAGCTGCACGTGGCGGCGGCCAAGCAGGGGTTCCTGGGGGTCGGCTTCCCCGAGGAGGTCGGCGGGTCCGGTGGTGGTCTGCTCGACTCCGTGTGCCTGACCGAGGCGATGATGGAGTCCGGGGCGTCCGGCGGTCTGATGGCCTCGCTGATGACGCACGGGATCGCGCTGCCCCACATCGTGGCCAGCGGCAACGCCGACCTGGTCGACCGGTTCGTGCGGCCGACGTTGGCCGGTGAGCTGATCGGGTCGTTGGCGATCACCGAGCCCGGTGGCGGGTCGGACGTGGCGGGCCTGCGGACGCGGGCGGAGCGGGACGGAGACGCGTTCGTGGTGAACGGGTCGAAGACCTACATCACGTCGGGGGTCCGGGCCGACTTCGTGACGACCGCGGTGCGGACCGGCGGCCCGGGGCACCGGGGGATCAGCCTCCTGGTGGTCGAGCGCGGGACGCCCGGTTTCGAGGTTTCTCGTCAGCTCGACAAGATGGGCTGGCGCTCGTCGGACACGGCGGAGCTGTCGTACGTCGACGCGCGCGTGCCGGTCGGCAACCTCGTCGGAAACGCGGACTCCGGGTTCGTCCAGATCGCGCTGGCGTTCGTGACCGAGCGGATCGCGCTGGCGGTCCAGGGCTACGCGACGGCAGCGCGCTGCCTGGAGCTGGCGACGTCGTACGCCCGGGAACGGGAGGCGTTCGGCCAGCGGCTGGTCGACAACCAGGTCGTGCGCCACAAGCTGGTGGAGATGCACCGGCAGGTCGACGCGGCGCGGGTCTACACGCGGGAGGTCGCCCGGCGCTACGACGCCGGTGAGCAGCCGCTCGTGGAGGCGCTGCACGCCAAGCGGCTGGGGGTGGCGGCGGCGACGTACTGCACGGACGAGGCCGTCCAGGTCTTCGGCGGCGCCGGCTACATGCACGGGACCGAGGTGGAGCGTCACTACCGTGACGTGCGCATCCTCGGCATCGGAGGAGGAGCGAACGAAGTGCTGGACGACCTGGCCGCGAAGCTGTTGGGGCTCGCGTCATGA
- a CDS encoding TIGR03084 family metal-binding protein, with amino-acid sequence MTDPKTLPILADLAVEGDALDALVADLDDAGWRTPTPAEGWDVATSVAHLAWTDEVAVAAATDKAAWDGYVLRAIEDPDGFVDAEALRLGRLPSEELLTRWRAGRQRLAQVLSDHPSGEKMPWFGPPMGGPSMASARFMETWAHGLDVAEALGVAVEPHDRVRHVVHIGVRTRGFAFANAGLEVPQAPVHVSLTAPGGERWEYGDAAADQHVTGPAWDFALLVTQRRHRDDLALTAVGPDADRWLDVAQAFAGPSGSGRAPQGAA; translated from the coding sequence GTGACCGACCCCAAGACCCTGCCGATCCTCGCCGACCTCGCCGTGGAGGGCGACGCCCTCGACGCGCTGGTCGCCGACCTCGACGACGCGGGCTGGCGCACCCCGACCCCGGCCGAGGGGTGGGACGTCGCCACCTCGGTGGCGCACCTGGCCTGGACCGACGAGGTCGCCGTGGCGGCCGCCACCGACAAGGCGGCGTGGGACGGCTACGTGCTGCGGGCGATCGAGGACCCCGACGGCTTCGTCGACGCCGAGGCGCTGCGCCTCGGGCGGCTGCCGTCCGAGGAGCTCCTCACCCGCTGGCGGGCCGGCCGCCAGCGGCTGGCCCAGGTCCTCAGCGACCACCCGTCGGGCGAGAAGATGCCGTGGTTCGGTCCCCCGATGGGAGGGCCGTCCATGGCCAGCGCGCGTTTCATGGAGACCTGGGCCCACGGCCTCGACGTCGCCGAGGCCCTCGGGGTCGCCGTCGAGCCGCACGACCGGGTCCGCCACGTCGTGCACATCGGGGTCCGGACCCGGGGCTTCGCCTTCGCCAACGCCGGGCTCGAGGTGCCGCAGGCGCCGGTCCACGTGAGCCTGACCGCGCCGGGCGGCGAGCGGTGGGAGTACGGCGACGCCGCCGCGGACCAGCACGTCACCGGTCCGGCGTGGGACTTCGCCCTGCTGGTGACCCAGCGCCGGCACCGCGACGACCTCGCCCTGACGGCCGTCGGCCCCGACGCCGACCGCTGGCTCGACGTCGCCCAGGCCTTCGCCGGCCCCTCCGGCAGCGGACGTGCCCCGCAGGGAGCCGCGTGA